In one window of Allorhodopirellula heiligendammensis DNA:
- a CDS encoding 2-oxoacid:ferredoxin oxidoreductase subunit beta has protein sequence MNLPVLKAADFASDQDVRWCPGCGDYSILAQMKKILPELGYPREKTVFISGIGCSSRFPYYMNTYGMHSIHGRAPTFATGLKSTRPELMVWVITGDGDALSIGGNHFIHCLRRNLDINIVLFNNRIYGLTKGQYSPTSVEGQVTKSTPMGAIDHPLSPLSVALAAEATFVARSIDAHVKHLGETLKAAAAHKGTSLVEVYQNCNVFNDGAMAYAQEKKQRVENVVELEHGKPLIFGANGEKGVRMTGSRLEVVDTADVPTDDLLIHDAHEPNPAIQMMLARMRYPEMPEPIGVLRCVEGIATYNDQINEQVTAAKAKKGEGDLNDLFHSGDTWQVA, from the coding sequence ATGAATCTACCCGTTCTCAAAGCTGCCGATTTCGCCTCCGACCAAGACGTCCGTTGGTGCCCGGGGTGTGGCGACTACTCGATCCTCGCGCAGATGAAGAAAATCCTGCCGGAACTTGGGTATCCACGCGAGAAGACAGTCTTCATCAGCGGGATCGGCTGCAGCAGCCGATTCCCGTACTACATGAACACCTATGGGATGCACAGCATTCACGGTCGCGCACCGACGTTCGCCACGGGCCTGAAATCGACTCGCCCCGAGCTGATGGTGTGGGTCATTACCGGCGACGGCGACGCTTTGTCGATCGGCGGTAACCACTTCATTCACTGCTTGCGTCGCAACCTCGACATCAACATCGTGCTGTTTAACAACCGCATCTATGGCTTGACCAAGGGGCAGTACAGCCCCACGAGTGTCGAGGGTCAGGTTACTAAGAGCACACCCATGGGCGCGATCGATCATCCGCTCAGCCCACTCTCGGTAGCCCTCGCCGCCGAAGCGACGTTCGTAGCGCGCAGTATCGATGCTCACGTCAAGCATCTCGGTGAGACGCTGAAGGCCGCCGCGGCTCACAAGGGCACCTCCCTCGTTGAGGTTTATCAGAACTGCAACGTATTCAACGATGGTGCGATGGCTTATGCACAGGAAAAGAAACAGCGAGTGGAGAACGTCGTCGAACTCGAACACGGCAAGCCGTTGATTTTTGGTGCCAACGGGGAGAAAGGCGTCCGCATGACGGGCAGCCGCTTGGAAGTTGTCGATACCGCCGATGTGCCCACCGACGATCTTTTGATTCATGACGCACACGAACCCAATCCGGCTATCCAGATGATGCTCGCTCGAATGCGATATCCGGAAATGCCTGAACCGATCGGTGTGCTGCGCTGCGTTGAGGGTATCGCGACTTACAATGACCAAATCAACGAACAGGTTACCGCTGCAAAAGCCAAGAAGGGTGAAGGTGACCTGAACGATCTGTTCCACTCGGGCGATACCTGGCAAGTCGCCTAG
- the cysK gene encoding cysteine synthase A has translation MARGKSYNSIARSIGDTPMVQINRLVPNGGATVFAKCEFFQPLNSVKDRIGVSMIEAGERDGKINSETHIVEATSGNTGIALAFVCAAKGYKLTLTMPESMSVERRALLRAMGANLVLTPAGDGMNGAIATAQSLVDKTDNSFMPQQFENPANPAIHEATTGPEIWEDSGHQIDAIVAGVGTGGTITGVARYLKKMNPDFKAIAVEPTHSAVISGGSPGKHRIQGLGAGFIPKNLDTSLIDDVVLIDDEDAFAWGRRLAKEEGIVAGISSGANMYAAAQVAARPEMKGKRIVTVMCSLGERYLSTPLFGDLGL, from the coding sequence ATGGCTCGTGGAAAATCTTATAACAGTATCGCCCGTAGCATCGGTGATACCCCGATGGTGCAAATCAATCGTTTGGTTCCCAACGGTGGTGCGACCGTGTTTGCGAAGTGTGAGTTTTTTCAACCGCTCAATAGCGTCAAGGACCGCATCGGTGTTTCGATGATTGAAGCGGGCGAGCGCGACGGCAAGATCAATTCGGAAACCCACATTGTTGAAGCGACCAGCGGCAATACCGGCATCGCGTTGGCCTTCGTGTGTGCAGCGAAGGGCTACAAGCTCACCCTGACGATGCCCGAGTCCATGTCCGTCGAACGGCGGGCACTACTGCGTGCGATGGGCGCCAATTTGGTGCTCACGCCTGCTGGCGACGGCATGAACGGAGCGATCGCGACAGCGCAAAGTCTCGTCGACAAGACCGACAATTCGTTCATGCCTCAGCAGTTTGAAAACCCAGCCAACCCAGCGATTCACGAAGCCACCACGGGCCCAGAAATTTGGGAAGATAGCGGCCATCAAATCGATGCCATTGTGGCGGGCGTGGGTACCGGGGGCACGATCACCGGGGTGGCTCGCTACCTCAAAAAAATGAATCCGGACTTCAAGGCGATCGCTGTCGAACCGACCCACTCGGCCGTAATCAGTGGCGGATCCCCTGGCAAGCATCGAATCCAAGGTCTCGGTGCCGGCTTCATCCCCAAGAATTTGGACACGTCGCTCATCGATGATGTTGTCTTGATCGATGACGAAGACGCCTTTGCCTGGGGTAGAAGGTTGGCAAAGGAAGAGGGCATCGTTGCGGGGATCAGCAGCGGGGCTAATATGTACGCCGCGGCCCAAGTGGCGGCACGTCCCGAGATGAAAGGCAAACGGATCGTCACGGTCATGTGCAGCCTGGGCGAACGCTACCTCAGCACGCCTCTGTTTGGCGATCTCGGACTGTAA